The genomic segment CCCGTCGCGTCCATCCGCACGGTGGCGGATAATGGTGCGGACACTTTCCCCCATGGAGCCGAGATGCACCGGCATATGCGGGGCATTCGCCACCAGATCGCCGCGCCGGTCAAAGATCGCGCAGGAAAAATCGAGCCGCTCGCGGATGTTCACCGAACTGGCCGCACCCTGCAGCGCGGCGCCCATTTCCTCCGCAATGGCCATGAACAGGGCGCCCATGATTTCCAGCCGGACGGGATCGGGCGCTTCGCCTTTCTCCACCCGCGTGGCCATGGCCCTGCCCGCCTCGCGCCGCAGGATCAGATTACCCAGCGGGTCGATCCGCCCGCCCCAGCCCGGTTCGATCACGATGGTCGACACATCGTCCACCACCAGAGCCGGGCCGCTGGCCTGCCAGCCCGCCGCCAGCCCTTCACGGCGATAGAGCGGCGCATCGTGGAACTGCCCGCCCGAATAAAGCCGGACGATTTCCAGCGGCGGTTCCGATGCCGGCGGCAGCGCTGCGGCAACCGCAGGCGCGTCGCCCGCCGCGATCGCTTCCACCCGCAGGTTCTCCGCAATCGGCGTACCTTCGAAGGCGAAGCCGAACCGGGCGTGGAAAGCATCGGCAAAGGCCGCGCGCATTGCGTCCGCCGGGCCGAAGGGCACTTCCACCATGCTTTCGCTGCCGGGCGGACGCAGGAACAGGCTTGCCTCCTGCCGGATGGCGGCCCCAGCCGCACCCCCTGCCCCACCGCCACATTGGGCGGCCAGTTCCGCCTCGGCCTCTGCCCCATGGGCGGCAACCGCAGCAGCAATGGCAGCCATGCTCCCATCGTCCAGCGGAAGGGCCAGTGTCGCCTCACGCAGCACGCGCCGGTCGGCCAGGCCCATGCCATAGGCGGAAAGCACGCTGGCCAGCGGGTGGCACATCACTTCGCCAATGCCCAGCGCATCGGCCACCAGGCAGGCATGCTGCCCGCCCGCACCGCCGAAGCTGGCCAGCGTGGCACTGGTCACATCATGCCCGCGCCGCAGCGAAATGGTCTTGATCGCATTGGCCATGTTGGCCACCGCGATGGACAGGAAACCTTCGGCTGCCGCTTCGGGAGTATAGTCCTGCCCCGTCGCTGCCTTCACCTGTGCCACCAGTTCCGCGAACTTGCCGCGCACCGCGCCATCGTCCAGCGGCCGGTTGCCTTCCGGGCCGAAAACATGCGGGAAATGGCCGGGCTGCAGCTTGCCCAGCAGCAGGTTGCAATCGGTCACCGCCAGCGGCCCGCCGCGCCGGTAACAGGCCGGGCCGGGCACGGCGCCCGCGCTTTCCGGCCCGACCTGAAAGCGCACCCCGTCGAATGAGCAGACGGACCCGCCCCCTGCCGCCACGGTGTGGATGCGCATCATCGGCGTGCGGATGCGGGCGCCTGCGATGCGGGTTTCGCTGTCACGCTCATAAGTGCCGGAAAACCAAGAGACATCGGTGGAAGTGCCGCCCATGTCGAAGCCGATTACGCGGGCGATACCGGCCTCTTGCGCAGTGGCGGCCATGCCCACGATGCCGCCCGCCGGGCCGGACAGGATCGCATCCTTGCCGCGAAACCCCGCGCCATTGGCCAGCCCCCCGCCCGATTGCATGTAGAGCGTGGACACATCCGGCCCCAGCAGCCGTTCCAGCGTGCCGACATAGGCCTGGAGCACGGGGGAGAGATAGGCATCGGCAACCGATGTCTCCCCCCGGGCAATCAGCTTCACCAGCGGAGCGACCTCGTGGCTGGGCGAGATTTGCGTAAAGCCGATCTCGCGCGCGATCTGGGCCACGCGGCTTTCATGGGCCGTGAACTTCCAGCCATGCATCAGCACGATGGCCACTGCGCGGAAGCCTTGATCATAGGCGGCCTGAAGGGCGGCGCGGGCGGCATCCTCGTCCAGCGGGGCAAGCACTTCGCCCTTGGCCGTCACCCGTTCGGCAATCTCCACCACATCGGCATGGAGCGGCGGATCGCGGCGGATGTGGCGGGCAAAGATTTCCGGGCGTTCCTGCGTGCCGATGGTCAGCGCATCGCCCAGCCCCTGCGTGATCGCCAGCAGCACCGGCTCGCCCTTGCGTTCCAGCAGGGCATTGGTGGCAACTGTGGTGCCCAGCCGCAATTCCGCTGGCGGCAACGGGCCTTCGCCCACGCCGGTGAGGCGGCGCATCGCCTCCACCGCAGCATCTTCATAGCGGCCGGGATCTTCCGACAGCAGCTTGGCACGGTGCAGCGCGCCATCGGGCGCCAGCGCCACGACGTCGGTAAAAGTCCCGCCCCTGTCGACCCAGAATCGCCAGCCCATCCGGCCCCTATAGCACCGATATTCGCCCCGTCAGGCAGCAGCGCGCGCGGGCGGCACCTGCCGATCGACAATGAATACCGATGCCGAAACGAGGATCGCGGCAATGCACAGCACGGCAAAGAAGGGCACCACGCTGCCCTGCCCCAGATCGAGCAGCCAGCCGCCCAGCCCGCTGGCCGAGATCGCCCCGATCCGGCCCACGAAGATGCCAAAGCCGATCCCGGCCGAGCGGCAGGACGCCGGATAGCCGTAAGTCATCATGGCATAGAAGCTGGCGATGGCCGCGCTGAACAGGGCCGCGGCAAGGCCGATCAGCGCCACGATCACCTTGCCTTCGCCCGCGCCCGGAACGCCGGAAAGCTGTTCCAGCCGGAAGGCCAGCAGCAGCAGAGTGAAGAACAGGCCCACCGTTATCACCGCCATGACCCTGCGCGATCCGAAATGCTGGACCAGCAGGCCCGCCGCGATGGAGGATGCGATGGACGTCAGCCCCGCGACCGATACGGCATAGCTCGCCTCCTCAAACGTGAAGCCCTTGGCGGTCAGCATGGTGGTGGTCCAGTTGAGGATGCCATAGGCGCAGGTGGCCGCCGCCGCGAAGGCGATGCCGATGCCGAGATTCAGCCGGAAATTGCCCTTGTCGAACACGCCCACGGCAACCCCGTCGCGGTCCGTATGATGGCGTTCGGGCACGATGTCGTCATCGCCGGGCAGCACCTTGGCCGCCGCCGCGCGGGCCTCTGCCGCCTTGCCGCGTGCCAGCAGGAAGCTGGGGCTGTCGCGCAGCACCATCACGATCAGCACCACCACCAGCAGGGTGGCAAGGCCGATCACCACGAAGGAACCGCGCCAGCCATAGAGATCGACCAGCGTGGGCGCGAGCGCGGCCACCACCAGTCCGCCGGCGGGCGTGCCCACCGAAAGGGTGGTGACCCCTACCGAGCGCCAGCGGTCCGGCAGCCATTCGCCCGCCAGCGTGATCGCATTGGCATAGGCCGAACCGAAGCCCAGCCCACCCACTACGCGCCATGCGGCCATGTGCCACACATCGCCCGCCTGGCTGGCGCCGACCGTGGCGAGGGAGAACAGCACGGTGGCGATGGCCAGCGACCAGCGCCGCCCGATCGTGTCGCCCAGCCAGCCGCCGCCCCATGACCCGATGCCGAAGCCGACCAGCGCCGCGCTCATCGCGATGCCGAAAGTGCCGCCCGCCACGCCGAATTCCTCGATCACCTTGGGGGCCACGATGCCCAGCAGCTGGGCATCCATCCCGTCGCACACCAGCACCAGCATGCAGATGGCGAAGGTCGCCACCGAAAAAGCCTTGAGCGGCGAGCGCGACAAGGCCTCGCTGAAGGTCTGCGCCATCCTCTGTTCTCCCTATTATACCCGTGCCGGCGCGATATGCCGGTCTATGATCCAGGCCGACGAACTGACCGCCAATGCACAGGCGGCCATCACGCCGAAGAATGGCAGCACGGATGTGCCGCCCCAATTGAGCAGATATCCGCCCGACAACGCCATGGCGATCCCGCCGATCCGGCCGAGCAGCATGCCGAGCCCGATACCGGTCGACCGGCAGGATACCGGATAGCCCAGCGCCATCATGGCATAGATCGTGGAAATGCCGAGGCTGACCACGCCGCCAACCAGGCCTGCCAGAACATAGACCGCTGCCAAAGCGGCACCGTCCGGCGCGGCAGAGAGATGTTCCACAATCAGAAACAGGATTGCGACCGCCGCGAAGGTTATCACCGAACACGCCGCCATCGTCCTGCGCGATCCCAATATCCGCACCACTGGCCCGCCTGCCAGTGCACCGGCGACCGACATAAGCCCCGCCCAGAATATCACGCCGATTGCCTGAGCCTGCGTAAAACCGCGCGAGGTGAACAGCACCACGCCCCACAGCGTCACCCCATAGACAATCGCAGTGCATGCGGAAAAGGCAACGGCGACGCCCAGCGTCAGCCGCGTATGATCGCGATGGAATAGGCCGATGCGCTTACCCGCTGCGCCCGGCGCCCCTGTCGACCCGGCCGGTTCGGGCAACAACTCGATCTCTTGCCCAAAAATCCGCCGCGCGGTGCGATTGGCAGCATCTTCCCGCCCTTTGGCAAGCAACCATGACGGAGTTTCCCGCACCAGCAGCAGAGCCAGGAAACCGATCAGGATCGAGGCTCCGCCAAAAATGGCGAACAGCCCGCGCCAGCCGAAATCCTCCAGCAGGAAAGGCGCGATGCCCGCGGCCACTGTCGCTCCCGCCGGTGTACCGACCGAAAGCAGCGCGATGACATAGGTGCGGAACCGTTCGGGCGTCCATTCGCTGGCCAGTGCCAGCCCGTTCGGCCCCGCCGCCCCGAAACCAAGCCCACCCAGCAAGCGCAGGGCGGCAAGTGTTCCCATCGTTTCGGCCTGGCTGGAGGCCATTGTGGTCACGCCGAAGAACAGAGCGGAGGCGAACAACATATTGACTCGCCCGAACCGGTCCCCCAGCCAGCCGCCCAGCAAAGCCCCAATACCCGCACCCAGCAGTGAAGCTGTCAGGGAAGTGCCGAATTCGGCCCGGTCCACGCCCCATTCG from the Erythrobacter sp. SG61-1L genome contains:
- a CDS encoding hydantoinase B/oxoprolinase family protein, producing MGWRFWVDRGGTFTDVVALAPDGALHRAKLLSEDPGRYEDAAVEAMRRLTGVGEGPLPPAELRLGTTVATNALLERKGEPVLLAITQGLGDALTIGTQERPEIFARHIRRDPPLHADVVEIAERVTAKGEVLAPLDEDAARAALQAAYDQGFRAVAIVLMHGWKFTAHESRVAQIAREIGFTQISPSHEVAPLVKLIARGETSVADAYLSPVLQAYVGTLERLLGPDVSTLYMQSGGGLANGAGFRGKDAILSGPAGGIVGMAATAQEAGIARVIGFDMGGTSTDVSWFSGTYERDSETRIAGARIRTPMMRIHTVAAGGGSVCSFDGVRFQVGPESAGAVPGPACYRRGGPLAVTDCNLLLGKLQPGHFPHVFGPEGNRPLDDGAVRGKFAELVAQVKAATGQDYTPEAAAEGFLSIAVANMANAIKTISLRRGHDVTSATLASFGGAGGQHACLVADALGIGEVMCHPLASVLSAYGMGLADRRVLREATLALPLDDGSMAAIAAAVAAHGAEAEAELAAQCGGGAGGAAGAAIRQEASLFLRPPGSESMVEVPFGPADAMRAAFADAFHARFGFAFEGTPIAENLRVEAIAAGDAPAVAAALPPASEPPLEIVRLYSGGQFHDAPLYRREGLAAGWQASGPALVVDDVSTIVIEPGWGGRIDPLGNLILRREAGRAMATRVEKGEAPDPVRLEIMGALFMAIAEEMGAALQGAASSVNIRERLDFSCAIFDRRGDLVANAPHMPVHLGSMGESVRTIIRHRADGRDGRGILPGDAYALNAPYEGGTHLPDITVVMPVFADAGDTQPAWYVAARGHHADIGGIAPGSMPPGSRSVEEEGILLDNVLLVDRGRLCDAEMRALLASGRWPARNPGRNLEDLKAQIAACAKGAAELRRVAGEQSRAAVDAYMGHVQQQAEDAVRALLLRLKDGSFIAPMDNGGQVQVAVRIDRAAREAVIDFTGSSAQLADNFNAPLPVVRAAVLYAVRTLIDDAVPMNEGCLRPLRLIVPEGSMLNPRHPAAVVAGNVETSQIVTDAIFGALGAMAAAQGTMNNFTFGNARYQYYETIAGGSGAGADFPGADAIQTHMTNSRLTDPEVLEGNFPVLLEEFSIRRGSGGAGAQMGGNGAVRRLRFLEAMTAGILSGRRLTAPFGLAGGGDGLPGSNRVIRADGSVETLGPSATVAMEPGDAFLIETPGGGGFGAPDGG
- a CDS encoding MFS transporter — its product is MAQTFSEALSRSPLKAFSVATFAICMLVLVCDGMDAQLLGIVAPKVIEEFGVAGGTFGIAMSAALVGFGIGSWGGGWLGDTIGRRWSLAIATVLFSLATVGASQAGDVWHMAAWRVVGGLGFGSAYANAITLAGEWLPDRWRSVGVTTLSVGTPAGGLVVAALAPTLVDLYGWRGSFVVIGLATLLVVVLIVMVLRDSPSFLLARGKAAEARAAAAKVLPGDDDIVPERHHTDRDGVAVGVFDKGNFRLNLGIGIAFAAAATCAYGILNWTTTMLTAKGFTFEEASYAVSVAGLTSIASSIAAGLLVQHFGSRRVMAVITVGLFFTLLLLAFRLEQLSGVPGAGEGKVIVALIGLAAALFSAAIASFYAMMTYGYPASCRSAGIGFGIFVGRIGAISASGLGGWLLDLGQGSVVPFFAVLCIAAILVSASVFIVDRQVPPARAAA
- a CDS encoding MFS transporter, producing MQITFSQAVSTGPVRLFQLTVVAMVLLVLVFDGMDAQALGLVVPSIIAEWGVDRAEFGTSLTASLLGAGIGALLGGWLGDRFGRVNMLFASALFFGVTTMASSQAETMGTLAALRLLGGLGFGAAGPNGLALASEWTPERFRTYVIALLSVGTPAGATVAAGIAPFLLEDFGWRGLFAIFGGASILIGFLALLLVRETPSWLLAKGREDAANRTARRIFGQEIELLPEPAGSTGAPGAAGKRIGLFHRDHTRLTLGVAVAFSACTAIVYGVTLWGVVLFTSRGFTQAQAIGVIFWAGLMSVAGALAGGPVVRILGSRRTMAACSVITFAAVAILFLIVEHLSAAPDGAALAAVYVLAGLVGGVVSLGISTIYAMMALGYPVSCRSTGIGLGMLLGRIGGIAMALSGGYLLNWGGTSVLPFFGVMAACALAVSSSAWIIDRHIAPARV